One segment of Brassica napus cultivar Da-Ae chromosome C3, Da-Ae, whole genome shotgun sequence DNA contains the following:
- the LOC106445710 gene encoding rho-N domain-containing protein 1, chloroplastic-like isoform X2 has protein sequence MALSGNLQLTSNYIPGYGVSDSRSVSNSVVSRRTLAVLPYSSCLVHIENRRYLKSATKKISFVCRASSSDHRRNNPDFSRNNRNGFRGRNRRNEDRDGLDGGGGGLEDSEMLSSKNGPVFSLSSSPKFQATSSPGPREKEIVNLFRKVQAQLRARAAAKKEDKKTEEASKGQGGKETETVDSLLKLLRKHSGEQSKKNVSNFDSEKQLQGDDDDDAERQVHSSNNFDSRNRDHNATRFTRPASSFRRNSPVPRHKPQSSYSSEAIFDEASSYSVTWTQKKDQVVEPEPEYEPGLALLESEPELKPESFYDEEDEDHDVLVGELSNDDDESVNAEEETEKNEDLSALKLIELRAIAKSRGLKGISKMKKTELLNLLCSNKA, from the exons aTGGCGCTTTCAGGAAATTTGCAGCTTACTTCTAATTACATTCCTG GTTATGGAGTTTCAGACAGCAGGAGCGTCTCTAACTCTGTTGTGTCTAGAAGAACACTTGCTGTATTACCTTACTCTTCATGTCTGGTTCACATCGAGAATCGAAGATATCTAAAGTCTGCCACTAAGAAAATTTCATTTGTGTGCCGAGCAAGTTCTTCTGACCATAGGAGAAACAATCCTGATTTCTCAAGAAACAATAGGAATGGTTTCAGAGGTAGGAACAGGCGGAACGAAGATAGAGACGGTTTagacggtggtggtggtggtcttGAAGACTCTGAAATGCTGTCTTCCAAAAACGGTCCTGTGTTCTCTCTGTCCAGTTCCCCGAAGTTCCAGGCTACTTCATCACCTGgaccaagagagaaagagatagtGAATCTTTTCAGGAAAGTCCAAGCTCAGCTCCGAGCTCGAGCTGCTGCTAAGAAAGAAGATAAGAAGACTGAAGAAGCTTCTAAAGGGCAAGGAGGAAAAGAGACTGAGACTGTGGACTCTCTTCTTAAGTTACTGAGGAAGCACTCAGGAGAACAGAGCAAGAAGAACGTTAGCAACTTTGATTCTGAAAAGCAGCTAcaaggagatgatgatgatgatgctgaaAGACAGGTTCACAGTTCCAATAATTTTGATTCGCGAAACAGGGATCATAATGCAACACGTTTTACCAGGCCTGCCTCAAGCTTCAGACGCAATTCGCCTGTACCTAGACATAAACCTCAGTCTAGTTACTCGAGTGAGGCCATTTTTGATGAGGCGTCAAGTTACAGTGTGACTTGGACTCAGAAAAAGGATCAAGTAGTAGAACCTGAGCCTGAATATGAACCAGGACTTGCCCTTCTGGAATCAGAGCCAGAGCTAAAACCAGAGTCATTTTACGATGAGGAGGATGAAGATCATGATGTCCTTGTAGGTGAATTAtcaaatgatgatgatgagtctGTCAATGCCGAGGAAGAAACTGAAAAAAATGAAGACTTGAGTGCACTGAAGTTGATAGAACTCAGAGCTATAGCAAAATCAAGGGGTCTTAAAGGGATTTCaaagatgaagaaaacagagCTGTTGAATTTGCTGTGTAGTAATAAAGCATGA
- the LOC106445710 gene encoding rho-N domain-containing protein 1, chloroplastic-like isoform X1: MALSGNLQLTSNYIPDTGYGVSDSRSVSNSVVSRRTLAVLPYSSCLVHIENRRYLKSATKKISFVCRASSSDHRRNNPDFSRNNRNGFRGRNRRNEDRDGLDGGGGGLEDSEMLSSKNGPVFSLSSSPKFQATSSPGPREKEIVNLFRKVQAQLRARAAAKKEDKKTEEASKGQGGKETETVDSLLKLLRKHSGEQSKKNVSNFDSEKQLQGDDDDDAERQVHSSNNFDSRNRDHNATRFTRPASSFRRNSPVPRHKPQSSYSSEAIFDEASSYSVTWTQKKDQVVEPEPEYEPGLALLESEPELKPESFYDEEDEDHDVLVGELSNDDDESVNAEEETEKNEDLSALKLIELRAIAKSRGLKGISKMKKTELLNLLCSNKA; this comes from the exons aTGGCGCTTTCAGGAAATTTGCAGCTTACTTCTAATTACATTCCTG ACACAGGTTATGGAGTTTCAGACAGCAGGAGCGTCTCTAACTCTGTTGTGTCTAGAAGAACACTTGCTGTATTACCTTACTCTTCATGTCTGGTTCACATCGAGAATCGAAGATATCTAAAGTCTGCCACTAAGAAAATTTCATTTGTGTGCCGAGCAAGTTCTTCTGACCATAGGAGAAACAATCCTGATTTCTCAAGAAACAATAGGAATGGTTTCAGAGGTAGGAACAGGCGGAACGAAGATAGAGACGGTTTagacggtggtggtggtggtcttGAAGACTCTGAAATGCTGTCTTCCAAAAACGGTCCTGTGTTCTCTCTGTCCAGTTCCCCGAAGTTCCAGGCTACTTCATCACCTGgaccaagagagaaagagatagtGAATCTTTTCAGGAAAGTCCAAGCTCAGCTCCGAGCTCGAGCTGCTGCTAAGAAAGAAGATAAGAAGACTGAAGAAGCTTCTAAAGGGCAAGGAGGAAAAGAGACTGAGACTGTGGACTCTCTTCTTAAGTTACTGAGGAAGCACTCAGGAGAACAGAGCAAGAAGAACGTTAGCAACTTTGATTCTGAAAAGCAGCTAcaaggagatgatgatgatgatgctgaaAGACAGGTTCACAGTTCCAATAATTTTGATTCGCGAAACAGGGATCATAATGCAACACGTTTTACCAGGCCTGCCTCAAGCTTCAGACGCAATTCGCCTGTACCTAGACATAAACCTCAGTCTAGTTACTCGAGTGAGGCCATTTTTGATGAGGCGTCAAGTTACAGTGTGACTTGGACTCAGAAAAAGGATCAAGTAGTAGAACCTGAGCCTGAATATGAACCAGGACTTGCCCTTCTGGAATCAGAGCCAGAGCTAAAACCAGAGTCATTTTACGATGAGGAGGATGAAGATCATGATGTCCTTGTAGGTGAATTAtcaaatgatgatgatgagtctGTCAATGCCGAGGAAGAAACTGAAAAAAATGAAGACTTGAGTGCACTGAAGTTGATAGAACTCAGAGCTATAGCAAAATCAAGGGGTCTTAAAGGGATTTCaaagatgaagaaaacagagCTGTTGAATTTGCTGTGTAGTAATAAAGCATGA
- the LOC106448085 gene encoding ATP-dependent RNA helicase FAL1-like, translated as MNAPLKLLEDKSNISTDEFTRTVVEPSKPLRELLETTTEKHVEHYQIDVKNDVDKMKSLHELLESNVNSVIFCNGISSLFVVRHACAALKLKTSQYDICSMDGDLLPRKRDILVDQLRSGEFKHLVTTDIKPSKLRDSLVVMYDIPSCLKVYKDRDRPSAVSLVKPSDEIRMKRIKKGT; from the exons ATGAATGCTCCTTTGAAACTGTTGGAAGACAAATCCAACATCTCCACAGATGAGTTTACTAGAACTGTCGTTGAACCTTCAAAACCATTGAGAGAGTTGTTAGAAACAACCACCGAG AAGCATGTTGAACATTACCAAATTGATGTGAAGAATGATGTTGACAAGATGAAGTCACTGCATGAACTCCTGGAGTCTAACGTCAATTCAGTCATCTTTTGCAATGGCATCTCTTCTCTGTTTGTT GTCAGACATGCCTGTGCTGCGTTGAAACTCAAGACTTCCCAGTATGATATTTGTTCTATGGATGGTGACCTTCTCCCTAGGAAGAGAGACATACTTGTGGATCAGTTACGCTCTGGTGAATTCAAACACTTGGTAACTACAGACATCAAACCGTCAAAGCTCCGA GATTCTCTCGTCGTTATGTATGATATCCCTAGCTGCCTTAAGGTCTACAAGGACCGCGACAGACCCTCGGCAGTCTCTTTGGTCAAGCCATCGGATGAAATCCGCATGAAGCGGATAAAGAAGGGCACCTAA
- the LOC106449380 gene encoding transcription factor MYB14 — protein MGRAPCCEKMGVKRGPWTPEEDQILINYINLYGHSNWRALPKHAGLLRCGKSCRLRWINYLRPDIKRGNFTPQDEQTIINLHEVLGNRWSAIAAKLPGRTDNEIKNVWHTHLKKRLNKDRNNGGVTNELNGTNETAHEDKESVIVDTTPTQQFTTLEILNNNKADEMMSYEDISALVDDSFWSDVVSVDNKNSKEKMVEDWEGMLNSNSKIYSYNNSKLYNDDLEFWFEVFNSSRRIEELSDIPEF, from the exons ATGGGAAGAGCACCATGTTGTGAGAAAATGGGGGTAAAGAGAGGACCGTGGACTCCCGAAGAAGATCAAATCTTGATTAACTATATTAATCTCTATGGCCATTCTAACTGGCGAGCGCTTCCCAAACACGCAG GTTTACTTAGATGTGGGAAAAGTTGCAGACTTCGTTGGATCAATTATCTGAGACCAGACATCAAACGTGGCAATTTCACTCCTCAAGACGAACAAACTATCATCAATCTACATGAAGTCTTGGGCAACAG ATGGTCTGCGATTGCTGCAAAATTGCCAGGACGGACCGACAATGAAATTAAAAATGTTTGGCACACTCATTTGAAGAAAAGACTCAACAAAGACCGCAACAATGGCGGAGTCACCAATGAGCTTAACGGAACTAACGAGACCGCACATGAAGACAAAGAATCTGTGATTGTCGACACAACTCCTACCCAACAATTTACAACATTagagattttaaataataacaagGCGGACGAAATGATGTCGTACGAGGATATTTCTGCATTGGTTGATGATAGTTTTTGGTCTGACGTTGTATCGGTAGATAATAAGAATAGTAAAGAGAAAATGGTAGAGGATTGGGAGGGAATGCTAAATAgcaatagtaaaatatatagttataataaCTCGAAATTGTATAATGATGATCTGGAGTTTTGGTTTGAGGTTTTCAATAGTAGTCGTAGGATTGAAGAACTTTCGGACATACCCGAGttctga